In the uncultured Methanobacterium sp. genome, one interval contains:
- a CDS encoding UbiA family prenyltransferase: MVQLPGVTSYLNIIGSRLRNSNFKSIINFLIIITSSSVFIAFNGCLKTFFSFSLYGTPISYLLLLATFLVIYSVYGLNKITDTEEDQLNAPERSNLIASHEKLFKYTAVAAYTLAVIIGLIQGWQVLLILLFPLLAGIIYSIQIHPRIPRLKDIFAIKSLIVALSWTVGNTFLPIVHYNTNLMVLLLIFYLFFIKSFINTVIFDLHDVEGDEKNGTTTIPVVIGTSGTIILLLILNSTLVILIQASVVYGLFQVFLIPLIFCLVYGYFYILYFSHNQNRLQMDILVDGEWILIVFISLLRIRI; encoded by the coding sequence ATGGTGCAGTTGCCTGGGGTAACCAGCTATTTGAATATTATCGGGAGCAGGCTCAGAAACTCGAACTTTAAATCCATAATAAATTTTTTAATAATAATAACATCCAGCTCCGTGTTCATAGCATTCAATGGCTGTTTAAAAACTTTTTTTTCCTTTTCTTTATATGGCACCCCCATTTCTTACCTTCTTCTACTGGCTACTTTTCTGGTGATATACTCAGTTTACGGTTTAAACAAGATTACTGACACTGAAGAAGACCAGTTAAATGCACCTGAAAGATCAAACCTCATCGCAAGTCATGAAAAACTGTTCAAATACACTGCAGTTGCAGCCTACACCCTGGCAGTGATTATTGGACTCATACAAGGGTGGCAGGTACTTTTAATACTTCTTTTCCCATTACTGGCTGGAATCATATACAGCATACAGATTCATCCTCGAATTCCCAGGTTAAAGGACATATTTGCCATTAAAAGCTTGATAGTCGCACTGAGCTGGACTGTGGGCAACACATTTCTCCCCATAGTCCATTATAATACTAATCTAATGGTTCTACTCCTGATATTTTATTTGTTTTTTATTAAAAGCTTCATTAATACCGTGATTTTTGATCTTCACGATGTGGAAGGGGATGAAAAAAATGGAACCACCACCATACCGGTAGTTATAGGCACATCCGGCACCATCATACTCCTTCTGATTCTCAATTCCACACTGGTAATTCTGATCCAAGCCTCGGTGGTGTATGGATTATTCCAAGTATTCCTCATCCCATTGATATTCTGCTTGGTATATGGCTACTTTTATATACTGTATTTCTCACATAACCAAAACCGTTTACAAATGGATATTTTGGTGGATG